The following are from one region of the Apostichopus japonicus isolate 1M-3 chromosome 17, ASM3797524v1, whole genome shotgun sequence genome:
- the LOC139984560 gene encoding uncharacterized protein isoform X2 codes for MNQAGSTTTRQCRMSGRVQGQLVVHVPGHAPLTAQMLAQAQPHEQKHMLGERLFSIIQQSHGDVAGKITGMLLEMDNAELLHMLETDESLKAKISEALSVLAVHQHKEQKKISGVQGLPNAQAMRRGGAIPTQRPTYKFPQSARRNKASGAKDTHEIPQQAVHVPGQAPLTAQMLAQAQPHEQKQKITGMLLEMDNAELLHLLQSDESLKAKISEALSVVAVHQQKEQKKISGVQGLPNAPGMRRGGAIPTQRPTYKFPQSARRNQASGAKCEDDMNGKEHNGRQLYAGAA; via the exons ATGAATCAAGCG GGTTCAACTACTACCAGACAGTGCCGGATGTCGGGCAGAGTTCAAG GACAGCTGGTTGTCCATGTCCCTGGTCATGCACCATTGACAGCTCAGATGTTGGCCCAGGCCCAACCACATGAGCAGAAGCACATGTTGGGGGAGCGTCTTTTCTCCATCATCCAGCAGTCTCACGGAGATGTTGCTGGTAAGATCACCGGTATGCTCTTGGAGATGGACAACGCTGAGCTGCTCCATATGTTGGAGACGGACGAATCCCTCAAAGCAAAG ATTTCTGAAGCTTTGTCTGTTCTGGCCGTTCACCAGCATAAGGAACAGAAGAAGATTTCTG GTGTACAAGGGTTACCAAATGCTCAGGCAATGCGTAGAGGTGGAGCCATCCCTACCCAGAGACCTACCTACAAGTTCCCTCAATCAGCCAGGAGAAACAAAGCTTCTGGTGCAAAG GACACGCATGAAATTCCTCAGCAGGCTGTCCACGTCCCTGGTCAGGCACCATTGACAGCTCAGATGTTGGCCCAGGCCCAACCACATGAGCAGAAGCAG AAGATCACCGGTATGCTCTTGGAGATGGACAACGCTGAGCTGCTCCATTTGTTGCAGTCGGACGAATCCCTCAAAGCCAAG ATTTCTGAAGCTTTGTCTGTTGTGGCCGTTCACCAGCAGAAGGAACAGAAGAAGATTTCTG GTGTACAAGGGTTACCAAATGCTCCGGGAATGCGTAGAGGTGGAGCCATCCCTACCCAGAGACCTACCTACAAGTTCCCTCAATCAGCCAGGAGAAACCAAGCTTCTGGTGCAAAG TGTGAAGATGATATGAATGGTAAAGAACATAACGGCAGACAACTTTATGCTGGAGCAGCCTAA
- the LOC139984560 gene encoding uncharacterized protein isoform X1, translating into MNQAGSTTTRQCRMSGRVQGQLVVHVPGHAPLTAQMLAQAQPHEQKHMLGERLFSIIQQSHGDVAGKITGMLLEMDNAELLHMLETDESLKAKISEALSVLAVHQHKEQKKISGVQGLPNAQAMRRGGAIPTQRPTYKFPQSARRNKASGAKDTHEIPQQAVHVPGQAPLTAQMLAQAQPHEQKQMLGERLFSIISQSHGDVAGKITGMLLEMDNAELLHLLQSDESLKAKISEALSVVAVHQQKEQKKISGVQGLPNAPGMRRGGAIPTQRPTYKFPQSARRNQASGAKCEDDMNGKEHNGRQLYAGAA; encoded by the exons ATGAATCAAGCG GGTTCAACTACTACCAGACAGTGCCGGATGTCGGGCAGAGTTCAAG GACAGCTGGTTGTCCATGTCCCTGGTCATGCACCATTGACAGCTCAGATGTTGGCCCAGGCCCAACCACATGAGCAGAAGCACATGTTGGGGGAGCGTCTTTTCTCCATCATCCAGCAGTCTCACGGAGATGTTGCTGGTAAGATCACCGGTATGCTCTTGGAGATGGACAACGCTGAGCTGCTCCATATGTTGGAGACGGACGAATCCCTCAAAGCAAAG ATTTCTGAAGCTTTGTCTGTTCTGGCCGTTCACCAGCATAAGGAACAGAAGAAGATTTCTG GTGTACAAGGGTTACCAAATGCTCAGGCAATGCGTAGAGGTGGAGCCATCCCTACCCAGAGACCTACCTACAAGTTCCCTCAATCAGCCAGGAGAAACAAAGCTTCTGGTGCAAAG GACACGCATGAAATTCCTCAGCAGGCTGTCCACGTCCCTGGTCAGGCACCATTGACAGCTCAGATGTTGGCCCAGGCCCAACCACATGAGCAGAAGCAGATGTTGGGGGAGCGTCTTTTCTCCATCATCTCGCAGTCTCACGGAGATGTTGCTGGTAAGATCACCGGTATGCTCTTGGAGATGGACAACGCTGAGCTGCTCCATTTGTTGCAGTCGGACGAATCCCTCAAAGCCAAG ATTTCTGAAGCTTTGTCTGTTGTGGCCGTTCACCAGCAGAAGGAACAGAAGAAGATTTCTG GTGTACAAGGGTTACCAAATGCTCCGGGAATGCGTAGAGGTGGAGCCATCCCTACCCAGAGACCTACCTACAAGTTCCCTCAATCAGCCAGGAGAAACCAAGCTTCTGGTGCAAAG TGTGAAGATGATATGAATGGTAAAGAACATAACGGCAGACAACTTTATGCTGGAGCAGCCTAA